The following are encoded together in the Thalassomonas haliotis genome:
- a CDS encoding ectonucleotide pyrophosphatase/phosphodiesterase, giving the protein MSFILSRLKLFLAFFLVLLAGCSQPKVSYVNPAHPVVLISLDGFRYDYMEKYDAKNLKALARGGVRATSMQPSYPSKTFPNHLTLVTGMYPSSHGLVHNDFYDAELDDVYDMGKVKEQPLWLWGTPLWTLAEQNKVRSATFFWPESDAEIAGILPSYYHAYKKSTPYQERIDGIVGWLKLPPGQRPGFITGYFSLVDDMGHDFGPDSQQVQEAVATLDAYIGQLKQRIDKLPFKVNLVVVSDHGMVQVDKQSKIDWQALDDFSGYKVVNGSTQLMLYADENISQSRMAAQVKALNEKSNGRYLAYTKETIPAGLHYGGSHRIADILLDALPPAIFSETKRLDEAVGGSHGFNPYRVKEMAAIFIANGPDFKQGLEIPSFENIHVFPVLASILGLPIPGNIDGDLAVLAPILTRADKKTASGKPVTGTEQ; this is encoded by the coding sequence ATGTCGTTTATCTTGTCGCGGCTGAAGTTATTTTTAGCCTTTTTCCTGGTGCTGTTGGCGGGCTGCTCACAGCCGAAAGTGTCCTATGTGAACCCGGCCCATCCTGTGGTGCTGATTTCACTCGATGGTTTTCGTTATGACTATATGGAAAAGTACGATGCGAAAAATCTCAAAGCCCTGGCTCGGGGCGGGGTGCGGGCGACAAGTATGCAGCCGAGTTATCCGTCGAAGACCTTTCCCAACCACCTTACCCTAGTCACCGGCATGTACCCGAGCAGTCACGGCCTGGTGCACAATGACTTTTACGATGCCGAGCTGGATGATGTTTACGACATGGGTAAAGTGAAAGAGCAGCCTTTATGGCTCTGGGGGACGCCGTTGTGGACTTTGGCCGAGCAAAACAAGGTTCGCAGCGCCACTTTCTTCTGGCCGGAATCCGATGCCGAAATTGCCGGTATCCTGCCCAGTTATTACCATGCCTATAAGAAATCAACCCCCTATCAGGAGCGTATTGACGGCATTGTCGGCTGGTTAAAATTACCACCAGGGCAGCGGCCGGGTTTTATTACCGGGTATTTTTCCCTGGTGGATGATATGGGGCATGATTTTGGCCCTGACTCACAGCAGGTGCAGGAAGCCGTGGCTACTCTTGATGCTTATATCGGCCAGCTGAAACAGCGCATAGATAAATTGCCCTTTAAGGTGAATCTGGTGGTGGTATCGGATCACGGCATGGTGCAGGTCGATAAACAAAGTAAGATCGACTGGCAAGCGCTGGATGACTTTAGCGGCTACAAGGTTGTGAACGGCTCAACCCAGTTGATGTTATATGCAGATGAAAATATCAGCCAAAGCAGGATGGCGGCCCAGGTAAAAGCCCTGAATGAAAAAAGCAACGGCCGCTACCTGGCTTACACGAAAGAAACGATACCGGCAGGTTTACATTATGGCGGCAGCCACCGTATTGCCGATATCTTACTCGATGCGCTTCCCCCGGCCATTTTTTCCGAGACAAAACGGCTTGATGAGGCGGTGGGGGGCAGCCATGGTTTCAACCCTTACCGGGTAAAGGAAATGGCTGCGATCTTTATCGCCAACGGGCCGGATTTCAAGCAGGGACTGGAAATCCCCAGCTTTGAAAATATTCATGTCTTTCCTGTGCTGGCCAGTATTTTGGGCTTACCCATTCCCGGGAATATCGACGGCGACCTGGCGGTACTGGCGCCGATATTAACCCGGGCCGACAAGAAAACAGCTTCCGGGAAACCGGTCACCGGTACCGAGCAGTGA
- a CDS encoding LysR family transcriptional regulator produces MIKINQLESLKVMKAVVEEGSFTGAAKRLEISAARVSKAIEQLEITLDAVLFKRSTRHMQVTDSGERCYQSALLLLGQWQSLQQELAQSRQKPAGKIRLSIPMTWGLEVFAPLLGEFMQLYPEIEFDTQLNDQQVNLLAGDYDLVLRLTGQLADSSLLCQKITGYRFVVCATPQYLAQYGMPESPTDLSEHACLMYQLPGMAKKWQFLQGNKPLDIYLEPKLVANNSLLIKSALLSHQGLAHIPEFIVADELARGQLNEVLTGFTTPALNLYLLRAKEHSLSYRMQVFIAFLRERLGQSEWSL; encoded by the coding sequence ATGATCAAAATAAACCAGTTAGAAAGCCTGAAGGTGATGAAAGCCGTAGTGGAAGAGGGCAGTTTTACCGGGGCGGCCAAGCGACTGGAGATCTCTGCGGCCCGGGTCTCCAAGGCGATAGAGCAGCTGGAGATTACTTTAGATGCCGTTTTGTTCAAGCGCAGCACCCGGCATATGCAAGTGACCGACAGCGGAGAGCGCTGTTATCAAAGTGCGTTATTGCTGCTGGGACAGTGGCAAAGCCTGCAGCAGGAATTAGCGCAGAGTCGGCAAAAACCGGCGGGGAAGATTCGCCTCAGTATCCCGATGACCTGGGGCTTGGAAGTTTTTGCCCCGTTATTAGGCGAGTTTATGCAGTTATATCCCGAGATCGAGTTTGATACCCAGCTCAATGATCAGCAGGTAAATTTACTGGCGGGGGATTATGATCTGGTGCTGCGCCTGACCGGGCAACTGGCGGATTCAAGCCTGTTATGCCAGAAAATTACCGGCTACCGTTTTGTCGTCTGTGCGACGCCTCAATACCTGGCGCAATACGGTATGCCAGAGTCGCCGACTGACTTGTCTGAACATGCCTGCCTGATGTATCAGCTGCCGGGCATGGCAAAAAAATGGCAGTTTCTCCAGGGCAATAAACCGCTTGATATCTATCTTGAGCCTAAGCTGGTGGCCAACAACAGTTTGTTGATCAAATCAGCGCTGTTAAGCCATCAGGGGCTGGCCCATATCCCGGAATTTATCGTTGCGGATGAACTGGCCCGGGGGCAACTGAACGAGGTGTTAACCGGATTTACGACCCCGGCGTTAAACCTCTACCTCTTAAGAGCCAAAGAGCACAGCCTGTCATACCGGATGCAGGTCTTTATTGCCTTTTTACGTGAGCGCCTTGGCCAAAGTGAATGGTCACTATGA
- a CDS encoding sulfotransferase, producing the protein MQEKIFIIGLPRTATTSVCLAMLNLGFKTAHTAYTREAMIKAQVIADTPVFCDYRQLDLDYPGAKFIYLTREADLWLPSIRQLLKRMYVNLQRTDGGFNPTLKRCYNRVFYPLTQENLDRDDFLLGCYRRHQQDILDYFRGREQDLLTLDVSQADGFSRLLSFLKLVPGEEAAHGFDRINIGGKVTAWNKIRHPLKVEATLAGKIDKVT; encoded by the coding sequence ATGCAAGAAAAAATCTTTATCATAGGTTTGCCCAGAACCGCCACCACCAGTGTTTGCCTGGCGATGTTAAACCTGGGTTTTAAAACTGCCCATACCGCCTATACCCGAGAGGCAATGATAAAGGCGCAGGTGATTGCCGATACCCCGGTTTTTTGCGATTACCGGCAACTGGATCTTGATTATCCCGGGGCTAAGTTTATTTATTTAACGCGCGAGGCGGATTTATGGCTGCCTTCTATCCGCCAGTTACTCAAACGCATGTATGTGAATCTGCAACGCACTGACGGCGGTTTTAACCCGACTTTAAAACGTTGTTATAACCGGGTGTTTTATCCGTTAACACAGGAAAACCTGGACCGGGATGATTTTTTACTGGGCTGTTACCGGCGTCACCAGCAAGATATTCTCGATTATTTTCGCGGCCGGGAACAAGACTTGCTGACTTTGGATGTCAGCCAGGCAGACGGCTTTTCCCGGCTATTATCCTTTTTAAAGCTTGTCCCGGGTGAAGAAGCGGCACATGGCTTTGACCGTATCAATATCGGCGGCAAAGTGACTGCCTGGAATAAGATACGCCATCCCCTTAAAGTCGAGGCCACCCTGGCAGGGAAAATCGATAAAGTGACCTGA
- a CDS encoding metallophosphoesterase, which yields MITFAEFIYKPMLKKLLCFFLLCPLLYLYGCNDSGGNNTSTNEDLCLREQLSFDPVIFQQNGFHLFVIGDTGTGDNNQQNAADSLESYHLNYPLDGIIHTGDIFYPNGLDSADHDDTYSKFTAVYQGISPLPWYLVAGNHEHDGSIQALTTFAAGFESLHFPGLYYLKTLAKAGINWQVNLLATDTTPFTFGLVQAGQLAWLQNQLSARENQLNLVIGHHPIFSNGTHGDTEELQGSFYRLLQQYRVPLYLSGHEHNLQLLASKEAVNFLVSGGGGAGLSEVSCGDNLYANKSHGGFALFISRENIYVIPVTLAGPEIMFSLPLEQVADN from the coding sequence GTGATCACTTTTGCTGAGTTTATTTATAAGCCGATGCTAAAGAAACTGCTGTGTTTTTTTCTGCTTTGTCCTCTCCTGTACCTGTACGGCTGTAACGACAGCGGCGGCAATAATACTTCAACAAATGAAGATTTATGCCTGCGGGAGCAGCTGAGCTTTGACCCGGTGATTTTCCAGCAGAACGGCTTTCACCTTTTTGTGATCGGCGATACCGGCACCGGTGACAATAACCAGCAAAACGCCGCCGACAGCCTGGAAAGCTACCACCTGAACTATCCACTGGACGGCATTATCCATACCGGTGATATCTTCTACCCAAACGGCCTGGACAGCGCCGACCATGATGATACTTATAGTAAATTTACCGCTGTTTATCAGGGAATTTCCCCGCTGCCCTGGTACTTGGTCGCCGGCAATCACGAGCATGACGGCAGTATCCAGGCTTTAACCACCTTTGCCGCCGGCTTCGAATCACTGCACTTTCCCGGGCTATATTACCTGAAAACCCTGGCCAAGGCCGGTATCAACTGGCAAGTCAACTTACTGGCAACCGATACCACACCTTTTACTTTTGGCCTGGTACAGGCCGGACAACTGGCCTGGCTGCAAAACCAACTCAGTGCCAGGGAAAACCAGCTCAATCTGGTTATCGGCCATCACCCGATTTTTTCCAACGGTACCCATGGCGACACCGAAGAATTGCAGGGCAGTTTTTACCGGTTGCTCCAACAATACCGGGTGCCTTTATATTTATCCGGCCATGAGCATAACCTGCAATTATTAGCCAGCAAAGAGGCGGTTAACTTTCTAGTCAGCGGCGGCGGCGGCGCAGGTTTAAGCGAGGTTTCCTGTGGGGATAACTTATATGCCAATAAGAGCCATGGCGGCTTTGCCCTGTTTATTAGCCGGGAAAACATTTATGTGATCCCGGTCACGCTTGCTGGCCCTGAAATCATGTTCTCTCTGCCATTAGAACAGGTAGCGGACAATTAA
- a CDS encoding DUF6279 family lipoprotein: MKRHGFLLLIALALAGCASQFVYNNVDWLIHWYLDDYIDLNTEQKKRFDGKMQLWLNWHKNTELARYQTQLTELKKAVNEAILTPELWLHHSQQAREHWFRFRDTLSPDLLELAMELNNEQVETLFSALAQQMQERQQKRAGQSREALNRNRAKELTARIKPWTGKLNREQKQRIRDYSRQYQPSFHVLSQYRRSWQARARELLLNRDSRDFKTLFLKLLTAPESFKSPELIQVSAANRQLRAQLMSDLHASLTAKQKKRLNRKLDDLIADLAELQEE, from the coding sequence ATGAAACGGCACGGCTTTTTATTACTCATTGCCTTAGCGCTTGCCGGCTGTGCAAGCCAGTTTGTTTATAACAATGTCGACTGGCTGATCCACTGGTACCTGGACGATTATATCGATTTAAATACAGAGCAGAAAAAACGCTTTGACGGCAAAATGCAGTTATGGCTCAACTGGCATAAAAACACTGAGTTGGCACGTTATCAGACCCAGCTGACAGAGCTTAAAAAAGCCGTCAATGAAGCTATACTGACACCTGAGTTATGGCTGCACCATAGCCAACAGGCAAGAGAGCACTGGTTCCGTTTCAGAGACACCTTAAGCCCGGATCTGCTTGAACTGGCCATGGAGCTCAACAATGAACAGGTCGAGACGCTTTTTTCTGCCTTAGCACAGCAAATGCAGGAGCGGCAACAAAAAAGGGCCGGCCAGAGCCGGGAAGCGTTAAACCGAAACAGGGCAAAGGAACTCACAGCCAGGATTAAACCCTGGACCGGAAAACTCAACCGGGAACAGAAACAACGCATTCGCGATTATAGCCGGCAATACCAGCCAAGTTTCCATGTTTTGAGCCAGTACCGCCGCAGCTGGCAGGCCAGGGCCAGAGAGTTGCTGTTGAACCGGGACAGCCGGGATTTCAAGACCTTGTTTTTAAAGTTACTAACAGCGCCGGAGTCTTTCAAAAGCCCGGAGCTGATACAAGTTTCAGCCGCCAACCGCCAGCTCAGGGCACAACTGATGTCAGACTTGCACGCAAGCTTAACCGCAAAACAAAAAAAACGACTCAACCGTAAACTCGACGACTTGATTGCAGACCTCGCCGAATTGCAGGAAGAATAA
- a CDS encoding sporulation protein produces the protein MSFFNKVLGAVGIGAAKVDTQLENTEVEPGGEVSGIVKITGGKTEQNINKIDLDLLCNYTVEIEREDSEGDSETVTEVRQHMLDRFKIEESFTITPGEVKEIPFAFTLSEDAPLTVGHSKTWIDTNLDIDMALDKSDKDYLHVVPSHLQRAVIHALEAIGFKLYEADCEGIASASFSRLPFVQELEFKTVSGDFHKTLDEVEVVFFPRGEQLEVIFEIDRKARGIIGFFKEAMDLDESNARMVISEQDLDSLTCDIYDIIDNNC, from the coding sequence ATGTCATTTTTTAACAAAGTACTCGGCGCCGTCGGCATAGGCGCGGCCAAAGTAGATACCCAGCTGGAAAATACTGAGGTTGAGCCGGGAGGAGAAGTTTCCGGCATAGTGAAAATCACCGGCGGAAAAACCGAGCAAAATATCAACAAAATTGATTTAGATCTGCTGTGTAACTACACGGTGGAAATCGAGCGGGAAGACTCAGAAGGCGACAGTGAAACCGTCACTGAAGTCAGGCAGCACATGCTGGACCGCTTTAAAATTGAAGAGAGCTTCACCATAACTCCGGGAGAAGTCAAAGAAATACCTTTTGCTTTCACCTTATCTGAAGATGCCCCGCTGACAGTCGGCCATTCAAAAACCTGGATTGATACCAATCTGGATATAGACATGGCCCTGGACAAATCCGATAAAGATTATCTGCATGTCGTGCCGAGCCATTTACAGCGGGCAGTGATCCATGCCCTGGAAGCCATAGGTTTTAAACTGTATGAAGCCGATTGTGAAGGTATAGCGTCAGCCTCTTTTTCCAGGTTGCCTTTCGTCCAGGAGCTGGAATTTAAAACCGTTTCCGGAGACTTCCATAAAACACTCGATGAAGTGGAAGTGGTCTTTTTTCCGCGGGGGGAACAGCTGGAAGTTATTTTCGAAATTGACCGAAAAGCCAGGGGCATTATCGGCTTCTTTAAAGAAGCAATGGACCTGGATGAATCAAATGCCCGTATGGTAATAAGCGAGCAAGACCTGGACTCCCTCACCTGTGATATCTACGATATCATTGATAACAACTGCTAA
- a CDS encoding tRNA-(ms[2]io[6]A)-hydroxylase, with the protein MFELKYHTPFSWTEAVLADFDAFLQDHAAAEKKASGMAMSMLSHYPDRRNLVKAMTDLALEEMIHFKQVVKILLARNVDLADDKKDTYVKEIRKVFRNGREVFLMDRLLVAAVIEARGHERFSLVAEALAEGKEKDFYVAIAKSEEKHKNLFVELAYEYFDRAEVDLRLEEILVEEARICEKLPFRAALH; encoded by the coding sequence ATGTTTGAATTAAAATATCATACCCCTTTTTCCTGGACCGAGGCCGTATTGGCGGATTTTGATGCCTTTTTGCAGGATCATGCCGCCGCTGAGAAAAAAGCTTCCGGTATGGCCATGTCTATGCTTTCCCATTACCCCGACAGAAGAAACCTGGTGAAGGCGATGACAGATCTGGCATTGGAAGAAATGATCCATTTTAAGCAGGTGGTGAAAATCTTGCTGGCAAGAAATGTTGACCTGGCGGATGATAAAAAAGACACTTATGTCAAAGAGATACGTAAGGTTTTTCGTAATGGCCGGGAAGTTTTCCTGATGGACAGGTTGCTGGTGGCGGCGGTGATCGAAGCCCGCGGACATGAGCGTTTTTCTTTGGTGGCCGAAGCCCTGGCAGAAGGCAAAGAAAAAGACTTTTATGTTGCCATAGCCAAGTCAGAAGAAAAACATAAAAACTTGTTTGTTGAACTCGCCTATGAATATTTTGACCGGGCCGAAGTCGACCTTCGCCTGGAAGAAATTCTGGTGGAGGAAGCGAGGATATGTGAAAAACTGCCCTTTAGGGCGGCTTTGCATTA
- a CDS encoding DUF3545 family protein — protein MMKFNNWEEIDDIYGDEASLTEQKKNTKTRKRKWREIEAIKEKQRLRRELAEFYHEAL, from the coding sequence ATGATGAAATTCAATAACTGGGAAGAAATTGACGACATTTACGGTGATGAAGCATCGTTAACTGAGCAGAAGAAAAACACTAAAACCCGCAAAAGGAAATGGCGTGAGATTGAAGCGATAAAGGAAAAACAAAGGTTGCGCAGGGAGTTGGCGGAATTTTATCACGAAGCCCTATAA
- a CDS encoding NADH:flavin oxidoreductase, with the protein MTLEHSALFSPTKIGAFTLKNRLAIAPMTRVSADKSGFMTTEMAQYYRAFSETGFGLIITEGLYTDKSYSQTYRNQPGLSDIKQANSWQPLINSLNSSNTLLIAQLMHGGALSQYNKYQDNTRAPSPVRPLGQQMSFYYGQGQYPLPEQMTTQDIKEVIDGFVSAALNAQSAGFHGVEIHGANGYLLDQFLTPYTNRRSDLYGGPLENRLRLYREILQAVRAAVGENFILGVRFSQKKVNDNEHIWPEAIEAAWQTFIMAKNCKVDYIHTTEPQASAPAFADSPSLAALAKHYSGLPVIANGGINNGEQALDVLGRQQADVIAIGRAALANPNWLQAVKSGQALNDFDYEIFKPIANLESARRYFDSLR; encoded by the coding sequence ATGACACTTGAACACTCAGCCCTGTTTAGCCCGACAAAAATCGGCGCCTTTACCTTAAAAAACCGTTTGGCCATCGCCCCTATGACCCGGGTCAGTGCCGATAAGAGCGGCTTTATGACCACGGAAATGGCGCAGTACTACCGGGCTTTTTCCGAGACCGGCTTTGGCCTGATCATCACCGAAGGCCTGTATACCGATAAAAGTTATAGCCAGACCTACCGCAACCAGCCTGGCCTGTCGGATATCAAACAGGCAAACAGCTGGCAACCGTTAATCAACTCCCTTAACAGCAGCAATACCTTGCTCATTGCCCAGCTGATGCACGGCGGCGCCCTGTCGCAATATAACAAATACCAAGATAATACCCGTGCCCCTTCCCCTGTCAGGCCCCTGGGCCAGCAAATGTCTTTTTATTACGGACAAGGGCAATACCCGCTGCCAGAGCAAATGACAACGCAGGATATAAAAGAAGTGATTGACGGTTTTGTCTCTGCCGCCCTTAATGCCCAATCTGCCGGCTTTCACGGCGTTGAAATACACGGCGCCAACGGTTACCTGCTAGATCAGTTTCTCACCCCCTATACCAACCGGCGCAGCGATTTATACGGCGGCCCTTTAGAAAACCGTCTGCGCCTTTACCGGGAAATATTACAGGCAGTAAGGGCCGCGGTCGGTGAAAACTTTATCCTCGGGGTGCGCTTTTCCCAGAAAAAGGTCAACGACAATGAGCACATCTGGCCGGAAGCAATCGAGGCGGCATGGCAAACCTTCATTATGGCCAAAAACTGTAAGGTCGATTATATCCACACCACAGAGCCGCAGGCATCGGCACCGGCTTTTGCCGATAGCCCTTCACTGGCGGCATTGGCAAAACATTATTCAGGTTTACCTGTTATTGCCAATGGCGGCATCAATAATGGTGAACAGGCGCTGGATGTGCTGGGCCGTCAGCAGGCGGATGTTATTGCCATAGGACGCGCCGCCCTGGCAAATCCGAATTGGCTCCAGGCTGTCAAATCCGGTCAGGCGCTCAATGACTTTGATTATGAGATCTTCAAACCGATAGCCAATCTCGAAAGTGCCCGGCGTTATTTTGACAGCTTACGCTGA
- a CDS encoding TetR/AcrR family transcriptional regulator, which yields METEINSKKRALINTAMRLFYRKGIHAVGINEVLKVSGIAKKTLYHHFASKDDLILACLHYRDKLFIRWLKQQLDAAPPGKAAVLALFDALDNWFNNRSEELGEFNGCFFINASAEYSQAESLIYAACQQHKAHVRALIKSHVDCFASDENKSNQITDNLCILKEGAITTAKVQAKLSAALDSKALAALMLAQPFRQTGL from the coding sequence GTGGAAACAGAAATAAACAGTAAAAAGCGGGCATTAATTAACACTGCCATGAGACTTTTTTACCGCAAGGGCATACATGCCGTAGGCATCAATGAAGTGCTCAAGGTCTCGGGCATAGCCAAAAAAACCCTTTACCATCACTTTGCATCAAAAGACGATTTAATTCTTGCTTGCCTGCATTACCGGGATAAGCTTTTTATCCGCTGGCTCAAACAACAGCTCGATGCCGCTCCCCCGGGGAAAGCGGCCGTGCTCGCCTTATTTGATGCCCTGGATAACTGGTTTAATAACCGCAGCGAAGAGCTGGGTGAGTTCAACGGCTGTTTTTTTATCAATGCCAGCGCCGAATACAGCCAGGCGGAATCATTGATTTATGCCGCCTGTCAGCAGCATAAAGCCCATGTCCGTGCGCTCATCAAGTCCCATGTCGATTGCTTTGCAAGCGATGAAAACAAAAGCAACCAGATCACGGATAACCTTTGCATCCTCAAGGAAGGGGCCATCACCACAGCCAAAGTACAGGCAAAATTAAGCGCCGCCCTCGACAGTAAAGCCCTGGCAGCCTTAATGCTCGCTCAGCCGTTCCGGCAAACTGGCCTTTAA
- a CDS encoding aldo/keto reductase, whose protein sequence is MINKLKQHRRDFIKLSAASLAAGFCLNPLSLLSAAPAPTDNPQRLTKVIPSTGEKLPAIGMGSWMTFNVGQDQGARQNCLRILRAFFNGGGALIDSSPMYGSSEQVIGYCLGQLNRQNKHFSATKVWTPFQSGGVKQIHDSHRLWGVTNIKLMQIHNLLSWEKHLETLEKLKRDGQINYIGITSSHGRRHKEMEKIMLTRDLDFIQLTYNIIDREAESRLLPLAREKGIAVIANRPFQRKALFQRVRGKPLPPSAKAIHCQNWAQYFLKFIISHPDISCAIPATSQVAHMQENMAALKGEMPDDKFRGQMLHDIQAI, encoded by the coding sequence ATGATCAATAAGCTTAAGCAGCACAGGCGTGACTTTATCAAATTATCCGCCGCCTCCCTGGCCGCAGGTTTTTGCCTGAATCCGCTTTCCCTGTTATCGGCAGCCCCGGCCCCGACAGATAACCCGCAACGGCTCACTAAAGTCATTCCATCGACAGGAGAAAAACTCCCGGCCATAGGCATGGGCAGCTGGATGACCTTTAATGTCGGTCAGGACCAGGGGGCAAGGCAAAATTGCCTCAGGATTTTAAGGGCATTTTTTAACGGCGGCGGCGCCCTGATTGACTCCTCCCCCATGTACGGCTCCTCAGAGCAGGTAATAGGTTATTGTTTAGGGCAACTCAACCGGCAAAACAAGCACTTTTCCGCGACTAAGGTCTGGACCCCTTTTCAATCGGGCGGGGTAAAACAAATCCATGATTCACATCGCTTGTGGGGCGTAACCAATATAAAGCTGATGCAAATCCACAACCTGCTGTCCTGGGAAAAACACCTGGAGACTTTAGAAAAATTAAAACGCGACGGGCAAATTAACTATATCGGTATCACCAGCTCCCACGGCCGTCGCCACAAGGAAATGGAAAAGATCATGTTAACCAGGGATCTGGATTTTATCCAACTGACCTACAATATCATTGACCGCGAAGCCGAATCCCGCCTGCTGCCGCTGGCCCGGGAAAAAGGTATCGCCGTGATCGCCAACCGCCCTTTTCAGCGCAAAGCTTTATTCCAGCGCGTCCGGGGAAAACCTTTGCCTCCATCCGCCAAAGCGATTCATTGTCAGAACTGGGCGCAATACTTCCTGAAGTTTATCATTTCCCACCCGGACATCAGTTGTGCCATCCCCGCCACCAGCCAGGTGGCGCACATGCAGGAGAATATGGCGGCGCTTAAAGGAGAAATGCCGGATGATAAGTTCAGGGGTCAAATGCTCCATGACATACAGGCCATCTGA
- a CDS encoding DUF6064 family protein gives MFESLFFFLADFLMFTPENYLRLISHYNRETWPLPLLALLLGTANLVLIKSRYLHRDRLINLSLVCHWLWVGIVFHYYYFSAINWAAPAFALLFVLQAVQLAIFGVLQNKIHYQTPLTQLSYIGLFIYLFALLFYPGITAYLHQDWQQAGYYGVSADATCLATMGLLLMTKSRSRYYLILPLIWCLLSAAMAWVMAFKQASILLLIAVFICLFKTFPAPIYRKKQPRT, from the coding sequence ATGTTTGAAAGCCTGTTTTTCTTTTTAGCCGATTTTTTAATGTTTACGCCAGAAAACTATTTGCGCCTGATAAGCCACTATAACCGGGAAACCTGGCCGCTGCCCCTGCTGGCCCTATTACTCGGCACCGCTAACCTGGTGCTGATAAAATCGCGCTATTTGCACCGAGATCGCCTGATTAACCTCAGCCTGGTTTGTCACTGGCTGTGGGTAGGCATAGTTTTTCACTACTATTACTTTAGCGCCATCAACTGGGCTGCTCCTGCTTTTGCCCTGCTGTTTGTTTTACAGGCAGTCCAGCTGGCCATTTTTGGCGTGTTACAAAATAAAATCCACTATCAAACCCCGTTAACTCAGCTCAGTTATATCGGATTGTTCATTTACCTGTTCGCTTTATTGTTTTATCCGGGTATCACCGCCTATCTACATCAGGATTGGCAACAAGCCGGTTATTATGGTGTCAGTGCCGATGCCACATGCCTGGCGACAATGGGCCTGCTGTTAATGACAAAAAGCCGCAGCCGGTATTATCTTATTTTACCCTTAATCTGGTGCCTGCTCAGCGCTGCCATGGCCTGGGTTATGGCCTTTAAGCAGGCATCAATACTGTTACTCATTGCTGTTTTTATCTGCCTCTTTAAAACTTTTCCAGCGCCAATTTATCGCAAAAAACAGCCACGAACATAA